One window of the Leucobacter komagatae genome contains the following:
- a CDS encoding COX15/CtaA family protein yields MSGATGVTATRPARTQLPRFLPFAAWASFVLNALIIATGGAVRLTGSGLGCTEWPLCTPGSLIPTEELSYHALIEFGNRTISGPLLLAGLAVVILTWRIRAERKDLFVLSWIVLSLVLVQAVVGGVIVWEELAAVLVGFHYTVSLIIVCIAAAYLTRMYEAGGARERAVPKGFAILTHVTTLAMAVVIVLGVITTANGPHSGDENVVRDGFDATLLSHLHAWPGYIAFALVLALVAWAYSKKLRPLPWTIALISMLVVQILVGVYQARNGLPPVFVGIHMVLAALTAATMTVTVLRLKRPVAEGALAE; encoded by the coding sequence CCCGCTCGAACCCAGCTGCCACGCTTCCTGCCCTTCGCCGCATGGGCGTCGTTCGTGCTTAACGCCCTCATCATCGCGACGGGCGGTGCGGTTCGTTTGACTGGCTCGGGGCTGGGCTGCACCGAGTGGCCCCTGTGTACCCCGGGGTCGCTGATTCCGACGGAGGAGCTGTCGTACCACGCGCTCATCGAGTTCGGGAATCGGACGATCAGCGGGCCGCTACTTCTCGCCGGGCTTGCGGTTGTCATCCTCACGTGGCGCATCCGCGCAGAGCGCAAGGATCTCTTCGTGCTCTCCTGGATCGTGCTCAGCCTGGTACTCGTGCAGGCCGTTGTTGGCGGCGTGATCGTCTGGGAGGAGCTTGCGGCGGTACTCGTCGGCTTCCACTACACGGTCTCACTCATCATCGTGTGCATCGCGGCTGCGTACCTCACCCGCATGTACGAGGCGGGCGGCGCGCGCGAACGCGCCGTGCCGAAGGGCTTCGCGATCCTTACTCACGTGACCACGCTCGCGATGGCCGTCGTCATCGTCCTCGGTGTTATCACCACTGCGAACGGCCCCCACTCGGGTGACGAGAACGTCGTACGTGACGGTTTCGACGCGACGCTCCTCAGCCATCTGCACGCGTGGCCCGGCTACATCGCGTTCGCGCTCGTCCTTGCGCTCGTCGCGTGGGCCTACTCGAAGAAGCTCCGGCCACTCCCCTGGACCATTGCCCTGATCTCGATGCTCGTCGTCCAGATCTTGGTCGGTGTGTACCAGGCGCGCAACGGCCTTCCCCCGGTCTTCGTCGGCATTCACATGGTGCTCGCAGCGCTCACTGCCGCCACGATGACTGTCACGGTGCTGCGCCTCAAGCGCCCGGTCGCCGAGGGAGCACTCGCCGAATAG
- a CDS encoding heme o synthase: protein MSTKISQSAQASDAVQRRSFSRTVKAYVSLTKPRVMELLLVVTVPAMILAERGLPNLWLVLATLIGGAMSAGSAGAFNCYIDRDMDRKMQRTAGRPLVTGEISDRGALTFAWVLGVLSVAWLYLTTNWVAAALSVAAIFFYVVIYTLVLKRHSEQNIIWGGIAGCFPVLIGWAAVTGSLDWPAWIFFLIIFLWTPAHYWPLSMRYRDDYAAAGVPMLGVVRGRTTVGLQVILYAWATVVSSLLLIPAADMGWVYSIGALIVGGYFIVEAHSLYSSAIRGQEGKPMRVFHGSIAYLSVLSILIAVDPLLPF from the coding sequence ATGTCTACGAAGATTTCTCAGTCGGCCCAGGCTTCGGACGCGGTCCAGAGGCGCTCGTTTTCCCGAACCGTGAAGGCGTACGTCTCGCTGACGAAGCCGCGGGTGATGGAGCTGCTGCTCGTCGTCACCGTTCCGGCGATGATTCTCGCCGAGCGGGGGCTACCGAACTTGTGGCTCGTGCTCGCGACACTCATCGGCGGCGCGATGAGCGCCGGCTCAGCCGGCGCGTTTAACTGCTATATCGACCGCGACATGGATCGCAAGATGCAGCGAACCGCGGGCAGGCCGCTCGTCACCGGCGAGATCTCGGACCGCGGCGCGCTCACCTTTGCGTGGGTGCTGGGAGTGCTTTCGGTCGCCTGGCTGTACCTCACGACGAACTGGGTCGCCGCAGCGCTGTCGGTCGCCGCGATCTTCTTCTACGTCGTGATCTACACGCTCGTGCTCAAGCGCCACAGCGAACAGAACATCATCTGGGGCGGGATCGCCGGGTGTTTCCCCGTGCTTATCGGCTGGGCTGCGGTCACGGGTTCGCTCGACTGGCCCGCATGGATCTTCTTCCTCATCATCTTCCTCTGGACCCCAGCGCACTACTGGCCGCTCTCGATGCGCTACCGCGACGACTACGCGGCGGCGGGGGTGCCGATGCTCGGCGTCGTTCGGGGCCGCACCACGGTCGGGCTCCAGGTCATCCTGTACGCGTGGGCGACAGTGGTGTCGAGCTTGCTACTCATCCCGGCCGCCGACATGGGCTGGGTCTACTCGATCGGCGCGCTCATCGTTGGCGGCTACTTCATCGTCGAGGCCCACAGCCTGTACTCGAGCGCAATCCGCGGGCAGGAGGGCAAGCCGATGCGTGTCTTCCACGGTTCGATCGCGTACCTGTCGGTACTCTCGATCTTGATCGCGGTTGACCCGCTGCTGCCCTTCTAG
- the tkt gene encoding transketolase: MANGLEWTELDDRAVDTARVLAADAVEKVGNGHPGTAISLAPVAYLLHQKVMRHDPSDAKWIGRDRFILSVGHSSLTQYVQLYLGGYGLELDDLKALRTWGSKTPGHPEYGHTDGVEITTGPLGQGLASAVGFAYAARYERGLFDPEAAPGTSPFDHNIYVIAGDGDLQEGVTAEASSLAGHQELGNLIAIYDSNQISIEDDTDISFSEDVAMRYESYGWQVIEVDWKKTGNYVEDVAELNDAIEAAKAETTKPSLIILKTIIGWPSPGKQNTGGIHGAKLGAEELAGLKTALGFNPDEHFAVAPEVVAHSRKALERGAAGRKVWQESFDAWAAQNPERKALFDRVEAQELPEGALEALPTFEPGDSVATRSASGKVLAALGPIMPELWGGSADLAGSNNTTIPGVPSFVPASHSTSTWSGDQYGRVLHFGIREHAMGSILNGIQLHGKTRSYGGTFLIFSDYMRPAVRLAALMNVPSIFVWTHDSIALGEDGPTHQPIEQLATLRAIPNLTMVRPADANEVSVAWHEILTRHEGPTGIALTRQNVPVLPRGGEFASHEEAADGVRRGAYVLADSATGSLDVILIATGSEVQLAVEARELLAADGIGARVVSAPSLEWFAEQTDEYRESVLPAAVTARVSVEAGLALGWERYVGDRGRSVSIEHFGASADYVTLFEKFGITTDAVVAAARESLAN; encoded by the coding sequence TTGGCTAACGGACTTGAGTGGACAGAGCTCGACGATCGCGCGGTAGACACCGCGCGGGTGCTCGCGGCAGACGCCGTTGAGAAGGTTGGGAACGGCCACCCGGGCACGGCAATCAGCCTGGCCCCCGTCGCGTACCTGCTGCACCAGAAGGTCATGCGGCACGACCCGAGCGACGCGAAGTGGATCGGCCGCGACCGGTTCATCCTCTCCGTGGGTCACTCGTCGCTCACCCAGTACGTACAGCTCTACCTCGGGGGCTACGGCCTCGAGCTCGACGACCTCAAGGCGCTCCGCACCTGGGGCTCGAAGACGCCCGGCCACCCCGAGTACGGCCACACCGACGGCGTCGAGATCACCACCGGCCCCCTCGGCCAGGGCCTGGCGTCGGCCGTCGGCTTCGCCTACGCCGCCCGCTACGAGCGTGGCCTGTTTGACCCCGAGGCCGCGCCCGGCACGAGCCCCTTCGATCACAACATCTACGTCATCGCAGGCGACGGCGACCTCCAGGAGGGTGTCACCGCCGAGGCTTCCTCGCTCGCGGGCCACCAGGAGCTCGGCAACCTCATCGCGATCTACGACTCGAACCAGATCTCGATCGAGGACGACACTGACATCTCGTTCTCCGAGGACGTGGCGATGCGCTACGAGTCCTACGGCTGGCAGGTCATCGAGGTCGACTGGAAGAAGACCGGCAACTACGTCGAGGACGTCGCCGAGCTGAACGACGCAATCGAGGCGGCGAAGGCCGAGACGACGAAGCCGTCGCTCATCATCCTGAAGACCATCATCGGATGGCCCTCCCCCGGCAAGCAGAACACGGGCGGCATCCACGGTGCCAAGCTCGGTGCTGAAGAACTCGCTGGCCTGAAGACCGCGCTCGGGTTTAACCCCGACGAGCACTTTGCCGTCGCCCCCGAGGTTGTCGCGCACTCCCGCAAGGCACTAGAGCGCGGCGCCGCGGGCCGAAAGGTCTGGCAGGAGTCGTTCGACGCTTGGGCCGCGCAGAACCCCGAGCGCAAGGCGCTGTTCGACCGCGTCGAGGCTCAGGAGCTCCCTGAGGGTGCGCTCGAGGCGCTCCCAACGTTTGAGCCCGGCGACAGCGTCGCGACCCGTTCGGCGAGCGGCAAGGTACTCGCGGCCCTTGGCCCGATCATGCCCGAGCTCTGGGGCGGCTCCGCCGACCTCGCCGGCTCGAACAACACCACGATCCCCGGTGTCCCGTCGTTTGTGCCCGCGAGCCACTCGACGAGCACCTGGTCGGGCGACCAGTACGGCCGCGTGCTGCACTTCGGCATTCGCGAGCACGCGATGGGTTCGATCCTCAACGGCATCCAGCTGCACGGCAAGACCCGCAGCTACGGCGGCACCTTCCTCATCTTCAGCGATTACATGCGCCCGGCGGTTCGCCTCGCGGCTCTCATGAACGTGCCGAGCATTTTCGTGTGGACGCACGACTCGATCGCGCTCGGCGAGGACGGCCCGACGCACCAGCCGATCGAGCAGCTCGCGACGCTGCGCGCGATCCCGAATCTTACGATGGTGCGCCCCGCAGACGCGAACGAGGTCTCGGTCGCGTGGCACGAGATCCTCACCCGCCACGAGGGCCCGACGGGCATCGCGCTCACCCGCCAGAACGTGCCGGTGCTCCCCCGCGGCGGTGAGTTCGCCTCGCACGAGGAAGCGGCCGACGGTGTGCGTCGCGGCGCGTACGTACTTGCAGACAGCGCGACGGGATCGCTCGATGTGATCCTCATCGCCACCGGCTCCGAGGTGCAGCTCGCCGTTGAGGCGCGCGAGCTCCTCGCCGCCGATGGCATTGGCGCGCGCGTCGTGTCCGCGCCTTCGCTCGAGTGGTTCGCCGAGCAGACCGACGAGTACCGCGAGAGCGTGCTGCCCGCCGCCGTCACCGCCCGCGTGAGCGTCGAGGCCGGCCTCGCGCTCGGCTGGGAGCGCTACGTCGGCGATCGCGGCCGCTCGGTCTCGATCGAGCACTTCGGCGCATCGGCCGACTACGTCACGCTGTTCGAGAAGTTCGGGATCACAACCGACGCCGTCGTGGCCGCCGCGCGCGAGTCGCTCGCGAACTAG
- the tal gene encoding transaldolase gives MSNERTQALSNVGVSIWLDDLSRTRIESGQLAELAETVNVVGVTTNPTIFQNAIGSGVGYADRIADCAKRGLDAAATITELTTADVADACDIFAGVFAATGGRDGRVSIEVEPGLARDAAGTVAQAKELWAKVDRENAMIKIPATVEGLEAISDVIAAGISVNVTLIFSLERYRQVINAYLVGLERARAAGIDISKIHSVASFFVSRVDTEIDARLEAVGTAEARDLKGQAGVANARLAYEVFEETFASERAKMLVGLGANPQRPLWASTGVKDPNLPDTLYVTELAAPNTVNTMPEATLNALADHGEVRGDRVSGTYGEANQVLNLIDAQGVDYVEVTEKLEIEGLSKFDASWDDLLETVAGALRSAE, from the coding sequence ATGAGCAACGAGCGCACCCAGGCACTCAGCAACGTTGGCGTCAGCATCTGGCTTGACGACCTCTCGCGAACCCGGATCGAGAGCGGCCAGCTCGCCGAGCTCGCTGAGACCGTGAACGTCGTCGGTGTGACGACGAACCCGACGATCTTCCAGAACGCCATCGGTTCGGGCGTTGGCTACGCGGATCGCATTGCAGACTGCGCGAAGCGCGGGCTCGACGCGGCCGCGACGATTACCGAGCTGACGACCGCCGATGTCGCGGACGCCTGCGATATTTTCGCGGGCGTGTTTGCGGCGACCGGTGGCCGGGATGGCCGCGTCTCGATCGAGGTCGAGCCCGGCCTCGCCCGCGATGCAGCCGGTACCGTCGCGCAGGCCAAGGAGCTGTGGGCGAAGGTCGACCGCGAGAACGCAATGATCAAGATCCCTGCGACGGTCGAGGGGCTCGAAGCGATCTCCGACGTCATCGCGGCTGGGATTAGCGTGAACGTCACGCTCATCTTCAGCCTCGAGCGCTACCGCCAGGTCATCAACGCCTACCTCGTGGGGCTCGAGCGGGCGCGCGCCGCCGGTATCGACATCTCGAAGATCCATTCGGTCGCCTCGTTCTTCGTGTCGCGCGTCGACACTGAGATTGATGCCCGCCTCGAGGCCGTCGGCACCGCCGAGGCGCGTGACCTCAAGGGCCAGGCCGGTGTCGCGAACGCACGCCTCGCCTACGAGGTCTTCGAGGAGACCTTTGCGAGCGAGCGCGCGAAGATGCTCGTTGGGCTCGGCGCGAACCCGCAGCGGCCGCTCTGGGCGTCGACGGGCGTGAAGGATCCGAACCTGCCCGATACGCTCTACGTCACCGAGCTCGCAGCGCCCAACACGGTCAACACGATGCCCGAGGCAACGCTGAATGCGCTCGCCGATCACGGCGAGGTCCGGGGCGACCGCGTGAGCGGCACCTACGGCGAGGCGAACCAAGTGCTCAACCTCATCGACGCGCAGGGCGTCGACTACGTCGAGGTCACCGAGAAGCTCGAAATTGAGGGGCTGTCGAAGTTCGATGCGTCCTGGGACGATCTCCTGGAGACAGTGGCGGGCGCTCTGAGGTCGGCGGAATGA